A genomic stretch from Symbiobacterium terraclitae includes:
- a CDS encoding AAA family ATPase, with protein sequence MRNFPVKEVALGVSAALLAYLAVSGVNVLPVLFLGGLVLLLYQTGSLRNPSAARVAAATAVTVPDVRFEDIGGQSGAKKELQEAIEFIRNREQIARMGIRPLKGILLTGPPGTGKTLLAKAAAHHTDSVFLAASGSEFVEMYAGVGAQRVRDLFRRARETARKERKGSAIIFIDEIEVLGARRGSHSSHMEYDQTLNQLLTEMDGIAVDEEVQVLVMGATNRVDMMDPALLRPGRFDRTVSVDLPDKEARLAILQLHTRQKPLGADVDLEAIARQTFGFSGAHLESLANEAAILALREGLDEVRQRHFVEAVDKVMLGEKIDRKPTQEEKRRVAVHEAGHALVGEWVEPGSVATVTITPRGQAMGYVRTGPTDDRYLYTRPMLEGRIRVALAGFLAEELVFGEASTGASNDFEQATRLARHIVHAGLSPLGIVDAQHSGGELESAVVRQIIADQREQVTWFLAERRPVLEQVADTLVDVEVIDGDRIRQILADAPPLPPIHGPALPESA encoded by the coding sequence GTGAGGAACTTTCCCGTGAAGGAGGTCGCCCTGGGCGTCTCCGCCGCGCTGCTGGCCTACCTCGCGGTCAGCGGCGTCAACGTCCTCCCCGTGCTCTTCCTCGGCGGCCTCGTGCTGCTGCTCTACCAGACGGGGAGCCTGCGGAACCCGTCGGCTGCCCGGGTGGCAGCAGCCACTGCCGTCACCGTCCCCGACGTGCGCTTTGAGGACATCGGCGGGCAGTCCGGGGCGAAGAAGGAACTCCAGGAGGCCATCGAGTTCATCCGGAACCGGGAGCAGATCGCCCGCATGGGCATCCGGCCGCTGAAGGGCATCCTGCTCACGGGGCCGCCCGGCACGGGCAAGACCCTGCTGGCCAAGGCGGCCGCCCATCACACCGACTCCGTCTTCCTGGCGGCATCGGGCTCCGAGTTCGTCGAGATGTACGCCGGCGTCGGCGCGCAGCGGGTGCGCGACCTCTTCCGCCGGGCCCGGGAGACCGCCCGGAAGGAGCGCAAGGGCTCGGCCATCATCTTCATCGACGAGATCGAGGTGCTCGGCGCCCGGCGGGGCTCGCACAGCAGCCACATGGAGTACGATCAGACCCTGAACCAGCTCCTCACCGAGATGGACGGCATCGCCGTCGACGAGGAGGTGCAGGTGCTGGTAATGGGCGCCACCAACCGGGTGGATATGATGGACCCCGCGCTGCTGCGACCGGGGCGCTTCGACCGCACGGTGAGCGTGGACCTGCCGGATAAGGAGGCGCGCCTCGCCATCCTGCAGCTCCATACCCGGCAGAAACCGCTGGGCGCGGACGTGGACCTGGAGGCCATCGCCCGCCAGACCTTCGGCTTCTCCGGTGCGCACCTGGAGTCGCTGGCCAACGAGGCCGCGATCCTGGCGCTGCGCGAAGGCCTGGACGAGGTGCGGCAGCGCCATTTCGTGGAGGCCGTCGACAAGGTGATGCTGGGCGAGAAGATCGACCGCAAGCCGACGCAGGAGGAGAAGCGCCGGGTGGCCGTCCATGAGGCCGGCCACGCCCTGGTGGGCGAGTGGGTCGAGCCCGGCTCGGTGGCCACGGTGACGATCACGCCGCGCGGGCAGGCAATGGGCTACGTCCGCACCGGCCCCACCGACGACCGGTACCTGTACACCCGGCCCATGCTGGAGGGGCGCATCCGGGTGGCCCTGGCCGGCTTCCTGGCCGAGGAGCTCGTCTTCGGCGAGGCCTCCACCGGAGCTTCCAACGACTTCGAGCAGGCGACGCGGCTGGCGCGGCACATCGTCCACGCCGGGCTGAGCCCGCTGGGGATCGTCGACGCCCAGCACTCGGGCGGCGAGCTGGAGAGCGCGGTCGTCCGCCAGATCATCGCCGACCAGCGGGAACAGGTCACGTGGTTCCTGGCCGAGCGCCGCCCCGTGCTCGAGCAGGTGGCGGACACCCTGGTGGACGTCGAGGTCATCGACGGCGACCGGATCCGGCAGATCCTGGCCGACGCCCCGCCCCTGCCGCCGATCCACGGCCCGGCCCTGCCAGAGAGCGCATGA
- a CDS encoding GTP pyrophosphokinase codes for MNGKQREWVEAFRSQQPLYHAFGQCMQRVLTTLLSERNIPINAITYRVKDPDALAEKLTRPGKDYEHLTEVTDLLGLRVVTNFADDVDRVVRVIDRHLDVDLDHSEDKRPYDPHWFGYSSVHRVCSLPAEMLAQPEYAQFAGLRCEIQVRSILQHAWAEIEHDLGYKVAGGIPNSLRRRFSMLAGLLELADDQFMLLRDELTLYSTRVVAQLQRNPESVALDPISLETFIRNSPLVQALDAEISQMRSRPLMGPTRAVLEARVEELQHLGVKNIKDLEAALEESQELVRSLARQIYRDDRRRGLPMSRGSCLSLLVQVLIGRLSSLAEIRTLLDRFNIGAPAVRDERAVLLKEMGEALRV; via the coding sequence ATGAACGGCAAGCAACGCGAATGGGTGGAAGCCTTTCGGTCGCAACAGCCCCTCTACCATGCGTTCGGCCAGTGCATGCAACGGGTGCTCACCACGTTGCTCAGCGAGCGGAACATCCCGATCAACGCCATCACCTACCGCGTCAAGGACCCGGACGCGCTGGCCGAGAAACTGACCCGCCCGGGCAAGGACTACGAGCACCTCACCGAGGTAACCGACCTGTTGGGCCTGCGTGTGGTCACCAACTTCGCGGACGACGTGGACCGGGTGGTCCGCGTGATCGACCGGCACCTGGACGTCGACCTGGACCACTCCGAGGACAAGCGTCCCTACGACCCGCACTGGTTCGGCTACTCATCGGTCCACCGGGTCTGCTCTCTGCCCGCCGAGATGCTGGCGCAGCCCGAGTACGCCCAGTTTGCCGGCCTGCGCTGCGAGATCCAGGTGCGCTCCATCCTGCAGCACGCCTGGGCGGAGATCGAGCACGACCTGGGCTACAAGGTGGCGGGCGGAATCCCCAACAGCCTCCGGCGGCGCTTCTCGATGCTGGCCGGCCTGCTGGAGCTGGCCGACGACCAGTTCATGCTTCTGCGGGACGAGCTGACGCTCTACTCCACCCGGGTGGTGGCCCAGCTGCAGCGCAACCCGGAGAGCGTCGCGCTGGACCCGATCTCGCTGGAGACGTTCATCCGGAACAGCCCGCTGGTGCAGGCCCTGGATGCGGAGATCTCCCAGATGCGCTCCCGCCCGCTGATGGGTCCCACCAGGGCCGTGCTTGAGGCTCGGGTCGAGGAGCTGCAGCACCTGGGCGTGAAGAACATCAAGGACCTGGAGGCGGCCCTGGAGGAGTCCCAGGAGCTGGTGCGGTCGCTGGCGCGCCAGATCTACCGCGACGACCGCCGGCGCGGCCTGCCGATGTCGCGGGGCAGCTGCCTCAGCCTGCTGGTGCAGGTGCTGATCGGCCGGCTCAGCTCGCTGGCGGAGATCCGGACCCTGCTGGACCGGTTCAACATCGGCGCCCCGGCGGTGCGCGACGAGCGGGCGGTACTCCTCAAGGAGATGGGCGAGGCCCTCAGGGTGTAG